In the genome of Saprospiraceae bacterium, the window CGCATCCGAAAAGCGTTTCTACCAAAAAGTACGCGAGCTTTTTGCCCTCAGCAGCGACTACGATGCCACCGATAAAGCCACCCAAATGTTTTTTGCGGAGACCCAAAACAAACTGCTCTTTGCCGTAACGGGAAAAACGGCGGCCGAAATCGTCCTGTCAAGAGCAGATGCCACCCAAGCCAATATGGGCTTGACCACCTGGAAAGGAAGCATCGTGCGAAAAGGAGATGTCATCATCGCCAAAAACTACCTCACACAGGATGAAATAGATATCCTGAACCGCCTCGTGGTCATTTTCCTGGAAAGTGCAGAACTGCGGGCAAAGAACAGACAAGACCTCACGATGGACTTCTGGCGGGAGAATGTGGACAAGATGCTTGACTTTCAAGATAAAAAAATATTGCAGGGTGCAGGTAGCATTTCCAATGCCCAGATGGAAGAACAGGTAAAAAAATCTATGCATCATTCGATGCCAGACGGAAAACGACAGAAGCCGCAGCCGCAGATGCTGCTGACCTGGAAGACCTGAAACAAATTGAAGACCAAATCAAAAAGGACTCATGAGAAAATACGATACTTATAAAGATTCAGGCATTGAATGGATTGGGGAGATTCCAGGGCATTGGATTACAAAGAAAATTAAACACCGTTGTACAGTAAAAGCACGAGTCGGATGGAAAGGATTAAAGTCGGATGAGTTTTTAAATGACGGTTATTCTTATTTAGTTACAGGTTCTGATTTTAAGAATGATTCTGTTAACTGGAAAGAATGCTATCATATTGACAAGGAACGATACGAAGAAGACCCATACATTCAACTACAAAATGAAGATTTACTTATAACCAAGGATGGGACAATAGGCAAACTTGCCATAGTGAAAGAACTTGATAAACCTGCATGCTTAAATAGTGGGATATTCGTTGTTCGTTCTACCAATGAAGACTTTTCAACTGAGTTTTTATTTTGGATTTTAAGGTCCAAAGCATTTACACAGTTTAATGACTATACTTCGTATGGTTCAACAATTCAGCATTTATATCAAAATGTATTTGTTGAATTTTCATATCCTTTTCCCACCCCCGAAGAACAAACCGTCATCGCCGCCTACCTCGACCACAAAACAGCCGAGATAGACGAACTGATAGCCGACAAAAAGCGCCTGCTCGAACTCTACGAAGAAGAAAAAACCGCCATCATCAACCAAGCTGTTACCAAGGGCATCAATCCTGATGCAACTATGAAGGATTCTGGCGTTGAGTGGTTGGGGGAAATTCCGGAGGGTTGGAGTACAACAAGAATCAACCGAGTTATTAAGGTAAAGGATGGTACACACGATACACCTAATTATCTACCAATATCAGATTATAATTATCCTTTAGTTACTTCAAAAGATTTTAAAAAAGGCGAAATTGATTTTGAAAACTCAAAATACATTTCTGAAGAAGACCATGAAAAAATAGTAAAAAGATCCAATACCGAAAAAGGTGATATTATTATGTCAATGATTGGGGGAAATATTGGCAATTTGGTTTTAGTTAATACAGAAAGGCCTTTCTCAATTAAAAATGTTTGTCTTTTTAAAACTTCCCA includes:
- a CDS encoding virulence RhuM family protein; translation: MEEKNSIIIYNTADGKASVSLYARDGSVWMNQNQLAELFATSKQNIGQHISNILEDRELNAESVVKNYFTTAADGKQYEVAFYALDMILAIGFRVRSKRGTQFRIWANQNLKQFMIKGFVMDDERLKNPDGRADYFDELLERIRDIRASEKRFYQKVRELFALSSDYDATDKATQMFFAETQNKLLFAVTGKTAAEIVLSRADATQANMGLTTWKGSIVRKGDVIIAKNYLTQDEIDILNRLVVIFLESAELRAKNRQDLTMDFWRENVDKMLDFQDKKILQGAGSISNAQMEEQVKKSMHHSMPDGKRQKPQPQMLLTWKT
- a CDS encoding restriction endonuclease subunit S, with protein sequence MRKYDTYKDSGIEWIGEIPGHWITKKIKHRCTVKARVGWKGLKSDEFLNDGYSYLVTGSDFKNDSVNWKECYHIDKERYEEDPYIQLQNEDLLITKDGTIGKLAIVKELDKPACLNSGIFVVRSTNEDFSTEFLFWILRSKAFTQFNDYTSYGSTIQHLYQNVFVEFSYPFPTPEEQTVIAAYLDHKTAEIDELIADKKRLLELYEEEKTAIINQAVTKGINPDATMKDSGVEWLGEIPEGWSTTRINRVIKVKDGTHDTPNYLPISDYNYPLVTSKDFKKGEIDFENSKYISEEDHEKIVKRSNTEKGDIIMSMIGGNIGNLVLVNTERPFSIKNVCLFKTSHNEIIAKHLYYILKSDLLNIQISLNSRGGAQGFLSLDDLRSLVYFVLPLDEIQSIVYHIETECSLIDAKKAKTEKLIELLTEYRIALISEVVTGKIKIIE